The segment acatatatgaagcattaaatacagataaaaaagataacaaattgcacagtttacctataatttgcgaggcaaatcttttaaacctaattagtgtataattaaataataattgttaaataaaaccgaaagtgctacaatagcaaaactcaaaaattttcacgaactaaacaagacctaactcAAAATAACCTACTAAGTAACCAAAACTTTGGGCATGTTTGCTtgtccttgctaaattttaatcAACTAAagctattttagctactcttgggtaactagtggaactaaactattttagcttttttagtcagtttatttaaaaatttagctactaaagtgactaaaatttagttggctaaaattagcaaggggaaccaaacatgcCATAagtacaaggccttgtttagttcaaatttttttttgcaaaatcaacATTAtatcacttttgtttgtatttgaaaaatattgtccaatcatggattaattaggcttaaaagattcatcttgtaaattacaagcaaactataaaattagttattatttttatctatattgaatgctctatgcatttgacgtaaaattcgatgtgacgggaaatctgaaattttttgcaaatttttttatgaactaaacaaggcccagtttAGCTAGTGTTGCAAGGCATTTGCAAGCATGTTCCAAAGTAGTTCGTGATATGCCTTAGATCCTGTTTGGTTTGTTTTGTTAAAGTTTATCGTCCGTTATATCGAATGTTTGGATAAATGCATGAAGTAataaatatatactatttataaaactaaaaacatagctagagagtaatttacgagacgaattttttaaatctaattaatctataagtaaacactaattattaaataaaacaaaactaGTATAGtatctattaaactttaacagcCCCAACCAAACGTAGGTAGATGTGCTATGGCAGCATCTAGTTGCTTCACCGTTGCATCGTGCGGTGGGTAATCCTTTTCAAACCCACTATGGCCGACGCACacaactaggccttgtttagtttcaaaaaataaaaagttttcggtactgtaccactttcgtttgtttatgacaaatattatctaatcatgtactaactagaattaaaagactcgtctcgtgatttacagctaaactatgtaattagtttttgttttcgtctatttaatgtttcatacatgtgccacaagattcgatgtgacggacaatcttgaaaacttttttttttaggatgaactaaacaagccctagtcGTAGCGGCAACACCACGattttaccaaaaaaaaaaagaaaaccttaTAAAACCCGGTACCGGTTGTACCTTGCTTCCCAGgtgagccagccagccagcgcGCGCACGCACCGCCGCCAgtccaccgccgccgcggcccagATCCCTCACCGGGAGCGAGCGGCCACCAAAATGAGGAGCACGGGTGCGGCGGCCACCGTGACGCGGCTGGCGCAGCGGGTGGTGGCCCCGTCGGCGCCCACGCCCCGGGGCCAGCTCCCGCTCTCCTGGCTCGACCGCTACCCGACCCAGCGCGCGCTCATCGAGTCCCTCCATGTCTTCAAGGGCCGAGCTGACGCGGAGGCGCCCGCCAGGGCCATTGAGCGCGCGCTGGCCGGCGCGCTGGTGAGCTACTACCCCATCGCCGGGAGACTGGCGGTCTCGGCGGACGAGGGGCAGCTGGTGGTGGACTGTACCGGCGAGGGCGTGTGGTTCATCGAGGCCTCGGCCAGCTGCACCCTGGAGGACGTGGACTACCTCGAGTACCCGCTCATGGTGCCCAAGGACGAGCTCCTCCCGCACCCTACCTATCCCCCCGAATCTGACCCCCTCCCTGAGGACTCGCTCATCCTCCTTGTCCAGGTACCAAATCCTTCCGCCAGCAATTGGTTGGTTCTTGAGAGGAGAGAAGTCAACGGCTCGTCGGCCATGGCGTTTGGTTGATCGATTGCGATGTGAATCCGCAATGCAGGTGACGCAGTTCGCGTGCGGCGGCTTCGTGGTCGGGTTCCGGTTCAGCCACGCGGTGGCGGACGGGCCGGGCGCGGCTCAGTTCATGACGGCCGTCGGTGACATGGCGCGCGGGCACGCGGCGCCGCTGGTGGCCCCGGCGTGGGGCCGCGAGGCGATCCCGAACCCTCCCGGCGCGGCGGTGGGCGCGCTCCCCGTCCCGACGGAGCTCCGGCTGCAGTACCTGGCCATGGACATCTCGACGGACTACATCGAGCACTTC is part of the Sorghum bicolor cultivar BTx623 chromosome 10, Sorghum_bicolor_NCBIv3, whole genome shotgun sequence genome and harbors:
- the LOC8065055 gene encoding acyl transferase 7 — translated: MRSTGAAATVTRLAQRVVAPSAPTPRGQLPLSWLDRYPTQRALIESLHVFKGRADAEAPARAIERALAGALVSYYPIAGRLAVSADEGQLVVDCTGEGVWFIEASASCTLEDVDYLEYPLMVPKDELLPHPTYPPESDPLPEDSLILLVQVTQFACGGFVVGFRFSHAVADGPGAAQFMTAVGDMARGHAAPLVAPAWGREAIPNPPGAAVGALPVPTELRLQYLAMDISTDYIEHFKSRFLEQTGGQQRCSAFEVLIAKAWQSRTRAARFEPGSPVHVCFAMNARPALARLGDGKPPAPLPGGFYGNCYYIMRVSAAAEAVADASVYDVVRLIREGKKRLPAEFARWSAGDTGGVDPYRITSDYRTLLVSDWSRLGFAEVDYGWGCPVHVVPLTNLDYIATCILVRPSAHKPGARLITQCVAADAVDAFHRDMMRLD